A stretch of the Capsicum annuum cultivar UCD-10X-F1 chromosome 8, UCD10Xv1.1, whole genome shotgun sequence genome encodes the following:
- the LOC107879809 gene encoding putative UDP-glucuronate:xylan alpha-glucuronosyltransferase 5 has protein sequence MAFTKPKSYTLPLIFLSIFLFYLTLTCKLRPKNRDVPISNLEKPTFIQSIMPMEHVITSRPQWFQLLQDEIKDHKTLKIGLVNLDNASFFDYAGLRGAENMEMIDVKFPKVSDKINWKDLFPEWIDEDEVSAKPTCPEIPMPVFEEYEELDVLVAKVPCKHVGVDGSRDVFKLQVNLVVANLLVRSGGWNKNRPAYAVFIGDCEPMWEIFRCEDMLLQEENLRVYKPELEKLKEKIRMPVGSCQLARLFSKQGQEIRKSYSTSVPDKTLFHKPREAYVTVLHSSEAYVCGAIALAQSIIQTNSTRDLVLLADDSISPKSLHGLIAAGWKIKKIKRIRSPHAPKNAYNEWNYSKLRIWQLIEYDKVIFIDSDFVVFRNIDKFFSYPELSAAGNDGYIFNSGVMIIEPSKCKFQNLMNKRFEVGSYNGGDQGFLNEMFVWWHRWPTKLNPLKIFVDSSPRDLPEDSYTVHYLGLKPWTCYEDYDCNWDKVESQIFASDSAHERWWKVYNKMPMELRKYCALTPEMDARIIKWRKKAKKANFSDGHWRIQVKDPRRLSY, from the exons atggcaTTCACAAAGCCAAAATCAtatacacttcctctcatatttCTCTCCATATTCCTCTTCTACCTAACTCTAACTTGCAAATTGAGACCAAAAAATCGTGATGTTCCAATCTCAAACCTAGAGAAACCAACTTTTATACAAAGTATTATGCCCATGGAACATGTCATCACAAGTAGACCTCAATGGTTTCAACTTTTACAAGACGAAATCAAGGACCACAAGACACTTAAAATTGGCCTTGTCAACCTTGATAATGCATCATTTTTCGACTATGCTGGATTGCGCGGGGCAGAAAATATGGAGATGATCGACGTAAAATTTCCTAAGGTTTCAGATAAAATTAACTGGAAAGACTTGTTTCCAGAATGGATTGATGAAGACGAGGTATCAGCCAAGCCTACGTGCCCAGAAATCCCAATGCCGGTGTTCGAGGAGTACGAGGAATTGGATGTTCTGGTTGCAAAGGTACCATGTAAGCATGTAGGGGTTGATGGCTCTAGGGATGTTTTTAAGTTACAAGTTAACCTGGTGGTGGCTAACCTGTTGGTAAGGAGTGGTGGTTGGAATAAGAACCGGCCGGCTTACGCGGTGTTTATCGGAGATTGTGAGCCCATGTGGGAGATTTTCCGATGTGAAGACATGTTGTTGCAAGAAGAGAATTTACGGGTTTATAAGCCTGAATTAGAAAAGTTGAAGGAGAAAATTCGTATGCCTGTTGGTAGTTGTCAGCTTGCTCGTCTTTTTTCGAAACAAG GACAAGAAATTCGAAAGAGTTATTCGACGTCTGTACCGGACAAAACATTATTCCACAAGCCAAGAGAGGCTTATGTGACAGTGCTACATTCCTCAGAAGCCTATGTTTGCGGAGCAATTGCATTGGCACAAAGTATTATCCAAACCAACTCAACAAGAGACCTTGTCCTACTAGCAGATGACTCAATTTCCCCAAAATCCCTTCATGGTCTCATAGCAGCAGGCTGGAAAATCAAGAAGATCAAGAGAATACGAAGCCCACATGCCCCAAAAAACGCGTACAACGAATGGAATTACAGCAAGCTTCGTATATGGCAACTCATAGAATATGACAAAGTCATATTCATCGATTCAGATTTCGTAGTTTTCAGGAACATCGATAAGTTCTTTTCGTATCCAGAACTATCAGCTGCTGGAAACGATGGGTACATTTTCAATTCTGGTGTTATGATAATAGAACCATCAAAATGCAAGTTCcaaaatttaatgaacaaaaggttTGAAGTAGGTTCTTATAACGGGGGCGATCAAGGCTTTCTAAATGAAATGTTCGTGTGGTGGCATAGGTGGCCTACAAAGCTAAATCCTCTCAAGATTTTTGTAGATTCGAGTCCACGTGACCTTCCTGAGGATTCCTACACCGTACATTATTTGGGATTGAAGCCATGGACGTGTTACGAAGATTATGATTGTAATTGGGATAAAGTTGAATCTCAAATTTTTGCGAGTGATTCAGCTCATGAGAGGTGGTGGAAAGTATACAATAAAATGCCTATGGAACTTAGGAAATATTGTGCATTGACACCAGAAATGGATGCAAGGATaataaaatggaggaaaaaagcCAAGAAAGCTAATTTTTCAGATGGGCATTGGAGGATTCAAGTGAAAGATCCAAGAAGACTTTCGTATTGA
- the LOC107879808 gene encoding putative UDP-glucuronate:xylan alpha-glucuronosyltransferase 4 — protein sequence MASKPTLTKPKSFTLPLIFLTIFLLYLTLTCELRPKNRELTITHLGNSAYFRQNVIMPMKYVSSTRPQWLQLLQDKIKRKRLNIGLVNFDDVSFFDYVGLHGTENMETFDVKFPKVSDKLKWKDLFPEWIDENEASAKPKCPEIPMPVFEEYEELDAVVAKVPCKHVGVDGSRDVFRLQVNLVVANLLVRSGGWNKNRRVYAVLIGDCGPMWEIFRCEDMLLHEENLWVYKPELEKLKQKILMPVGSCQLALPFSEQGQEIQKNYSIFVPDKTLFYKPREAYVTVLHSSEAYVCGAIALAQSIIQTNSTRDLVLLADDSISPKSLHGLRAAGWKIKKIKRIRSPHAKKNAYNEWNYSKLRIWQLKDYDKVVFIDSDFVVFRNIDKFFSYPELSATGNDGYIFNSGVMIVEPSKCKFQNLMNKRFEVGSYNGGDQGFLNEMFVWWHRWPSKLNTLKIFRNSRHRNLPDDSYTVHYLGLKPWTCYKDYDCNWDKVESQEFASDSAHERWWKVYKKMPMALREYCALTPEMDARIIKWRKKAKKANLLDGHWRIPVKDSRRLTY from the exons atggCATCAAAGCCAACTCTGACAAAGCCAAAATCCTTCACACTTCCTCTGATATTTCTCACCATATTCCTCCTCTACCTAACTCTAACTTGCGAATTAAGACCAAAAAATCGTGAATTAACAATCACCCACCTAGGAAATTCAGCTTATTTTAGACAAAATGTTATTATGCCCATGAAATATGTCAGTAGTACAAGACCTCAATGGTTACAACTCTTGCAAgacaaaatcaagagaaaaagaCTAAATATTGGCCTCGTCAATTTTGATGATGTCTCGTTTTTCGACTACGTTGGATTGCATGGAACAGAAAATATGGAGACGTTCGACGTGAAATTTCCTAAGGTTTCAGATAAACTCAAATGGAAAGACTTATTTCCAGAATGGATTGATGAAAACGAGGCATCAGCCAAGCCTAAGTGCCCAGAAATCCCAATGCCAGTGTTCGAGGAGTACGAGGAATTGGATGCAGTGGTTGCAAAGGTTCCATGTAAGCATGTAGGGGTTGATGGCTCTAGGGATGTTTTTAGGTTACAAGTGAACCTAGTGGTGGCTAACTTGTTGGTAAGGAGTGGTGGTTGGAATAAGAACCGGCGGGTTTACGCGGTGCTTATCGGCGATTGTGGGCCCATGTGGGAGATTTTCCGATGTGAAGACATGCTGTTGCATGAAGAAAATTTATGGGTTTATAAGCCTGAATTAGAAAAGTTGAAGCAGAAAATTCTTATGCCTGTTGGTAGTTGCCAGCTTGCTCTTCCATTTTCAGAACAAG gacaagaaattcaaaagaatTATTCGATATTTGTACCGGACAAAACGCTGTTCTACAAGCCAAGAGAGGCTTATGTAACAGTTCTACATTCCTCAGAAGCCTATGTTTGTGGAGCAATTGCATTGGCACAAAGTATTATCCAAACCAACTCAACAAGAGACCTTGTCCTACTAGCAGATGActcaatttctccaaaatccctTCATGGTCTCAGAGCAGCAGGctggaaaatcaagaaaattaaaagaataagaagCCCACATGCTAAAAAGAATGCGTATAACGAATGGAATTACAGCAAGCTCAGAATATGGCAACTCAAAGACTACGATAAAGTCGTATTCATCGATTCAGATTTCGTGGTTTTCAGGAACATCGATAAATTCTTCTCGTATCCAGAATTATCAGCTACTGGAAATGATGGATACATTTTCAATTCGGGTGTTATGATCGTAGAACCATCAAAATGCAAGTTCcaaaatttaatgaacaaaaggttTGAAGTAGGCTCATATAATGGGGGCGATCAAGGCTTTTTAAATGAAATGTTCGTGTGGTGGCATAGGTGGCCTAGTAAATTAAATACTCTCAAGATTTTTAGGAATTCCCGGCATCGCAACCTTCCTGATGATTCGTACACTGTACATTATTTGGGATTGAAGCCATGGACGTGTTACAAAGATTATGATTGTAATTGGGATAAAGTTGAATCTCAAGAATTTGCGAGTGATTCAGCTCATGAGAGGTGGTGGAAAGTATACAAAAAAATGCCTATGGCACTTAGGGAATATTGTGCATTGACACCAGAAATGGATGCAAGGATaataaaatggaggaaaaaagcCAAGAAAGCTAATTTGTTAGATGGACATTGGAGGATCCCAGTGAAAGATTCAAGAAGACTTACCTATTga
- the LOC107879806 gene encoding cyclin-U4-1 — protein sequence MPKGIKLCGTKGKPNKNLPEKMIMGADGFGTKSVISRTYEHMGLNEYDRGDKGHPRILSIVASVVERLVQKNEKALKGSKEKGVVTVFHGTRAPVLTVQQYIERIFKYSNCSPSCFVVAYVYLERFLNLTGCLLTSLNVHRLLITSIMLAVKFVDDDCYNNAYYAKVGGITTAELNKLEMKFLAALDFRLHVSVESFDKYCLQLEKEANVKLQMDRPIRIFAWGKGLVNKDISNCSPTVGGYTCRAF from the exons ATGCCTAAAGGAATAAAATTATGTGGCACAAAAGGAAAaccaaacaaaaa CTTACCTGAAAAAATGATCATGGGAGCAGATGGTTTTGGTACAAAATCTGTGATTTCAAGAACTTATGAACATATGgggttgaatgaatatgatagaGGAGATAAAGGACATCCAAGGATTCTATCGATTGTAGCATCAGTTGTTGAGAGGTTAGTTCAAAAGAATGAGAAAGCGCTGAAAGGATCGAAAGAGAAAGGTGTTGTGACTGTGTTTCATGGCACAAGAGCCCCTGTCTTGACAGTTCAGCAGTACATTGAACGCATTTTTAAGTACTCCAACTGCAGCCCTTCTTGTTTCGTGGTTGCATATGTATACTTGGAGAGATTCCTCAATCTGACTGGTTGTTTACTGACGTCTCTTAATGTTCACCGGCTTCTCATCACTAGCATCATGTTGGCTGTCAagtttgttgatgatga CTGCTACAACAATGCTTATTATGCAAAAGTAGGAGGAATAACCACAGCAGAACTGAACAAGCTGGAGATGAAATTCTTGGCAGCCCTTGATTTCCGACTGCACGTAAGTGTTGAGAGCTTTGATAAGTACTGCTTGCAGCTAGAGAAAGAAGCCAATGTGAAATTACAGATGGATCGACCTATCCGAATTTTTGCATGGGGAAAGGGCTTGGTAAACAAAGACATATCGAATTGTTCACCTACAGTTGGAGGATACACTTGTAGAGCTTTCTAG
- the LOC107879807 gene encoding probable pectinesterase/pectinesterase inhibitor 25 isoform X1, producing MPKKTILFLVISFILSSLALPIFSQNQSLSPSIACKSSLYPKLCRTLLSTFQHSPSNPNDYSKFSVKQCQKNAGKLSNLIAHFLTTQKQRALFTNTREINALSDCHQLSELTVDYLNSVSAELRGFDVRSSSDDLVGRIQTLLSGVVTNQQTCYEGLKEAGSSMVAQLLAPVSNAGEIYSVSLGLVAHALGSVGKSRKKGRLLGEQDGGGVLMEEEWARHSRFMASKVKQAFERPHQRGGRVLDELVENGVHIKEAVTVSPYGGCNFTSIGEAIAFAPNNSKIEDGYFLIYAKQGYYEEYVVVAKNKKNIMLIGEGVDLTVIAGNRSVIDGWTTYNSATFAVSGERFVAVNITFKNVAGPWKHQAVALRNNADLSTFYKCRFEGYQDTLYAHSLRQFYRECDIYGTVDFIFGNAAAIFQNCHLFARKPMPDQKNIFTAQGRSDPNQNTGISIQNCTIQAAPDLAQESDLTLSFLGRPWHNYSRTVIMQSYIGDVIAPVGWLEWNGTYGLDTLYYGEFENYGPGANTTMRVQWPGYSLMNASQAMNFTVYNFTMGDTWLPCTNVPFSQGL from the exons ATGCCAAAAAAGACAATACTCTTCCTCGTCATTTCCTTCATTCTTTCTTCTTTAGCACTTccaattttcagccaaaatcaatCGCTATCACCTTCCATAGCATGCAAATCCTCACTTTACCCAAAGCTCTGCCGCACCCTTCTCTCCACATTTCAGCATTCTCCTTCTAACCCAAATGACTACAGCAAGTTCTCCGTCAAGCAGTGCCAGAAAAATGCTGGAAAGCTATCCAACCTAATCGCGCATTTCCTCACAACACAAAAACAACGAGCACTGTTCACCAACACTAGAGAGATCAACGCATTGAGCGATTGTCATCAGCTCTCCGAACTCACGGTAGACTACTTGAATTCAGTTTCTGCTGAGTTGAGAGGATTTGATGTCAGGTCAAGTTCGGATGATTTAGTGGGGAGGATTCAGACGTTGCTTAGTGGTGTGGTGACGAATCAGCAGACGTGTTATGAGGGGCTGAAAGAAGCTGGTAGTAGCATGGTGGCTCAACTGTTGGCGCCAGTGAGCAATGCTGGGGAGATATACAGTGTGTCTCTTGGATTGGTGGCACATGCATTGGGAAGCGTTGGCAAATCCAGAAAGAAGGGCAGATTGTTGGGTGAGCAGGATGGGGGAGGAGTACTGATGGAGGAAGAGTGGGCACGCCATTCAAGATTCATGGCTTCCAAG GTTAAACAAGCATTTGAAAGGCCTCATCAAAGGGGTGGAAGGGTTCTTGACGAGTTAGTAGAAAATGGAGTTCACATTAAGGAAGCAGTAACAGTTAGCCCTTACGGTGGCTGCAACTTTACATCGATAGGAGAAGCCATTGCATTTGCGCCTAATAACTCAAAGATTGAAGATGGCTATTTTCTCATCTACGCGAAGCAAGGATACTACGaagagtatgttgttgttgccaagaacaagaagaacattATGTTGATTGGAGAAGGCGTTGATCTCACTGTGATTGCTGGAAATCGTAGTGTCATAGATGGCTGGACAACCTACAATTCAGCAACCTTTG CCGTCTCAGGGGAGCGGTTTGTAGCCGTAAACATTACATTCAAGAACGTAGCTGGTCCTTGGAAGCACCAAGCTGTAGCTCTAAGGAACAATGCAGACCTTTCCACGTTCTACAAATGTCGTTTTGAGGGCTATCAAGACACATTATACGCGCACTCTTTAAGACAATTCTACAGAGAATGTGATATCTACGGTACAGTTGACTTCATATTTGGCAATGCAGCTGCAATTTTCCAAAACTGCCATCTCTTTGCTAGGAAGCCAATGCCAGACCAGAAGAATATCTTCACAGCACAAGGCCGAAGCGATCCCAATCAGAACACTGGCATTTCTATCCAGAACTGCACAATTCAAGCTGCCCCTGATTTGGCACAGGAATCGGATCTCACGTTGAGTTTTCTTGGCCGGCCCTGGCACAATTACTCGAGGACTGTAATCATGCAGTCTTATATAGGAGACGTTATCGCCCCTGTTGGATGGTTAGAGTGGAACGGAACGTATGGACTCGACACCCTTTACTATGGGGAGTTTGAGAATTATGGACCAGGGGCTAATACTACAATGAGAGTACAATGGCCTGGTTATAGTTTAATGAATGCTTCACAAGCAATGAACTTTACTGTCTATAATTTCACTATGGGAGATACTTGGTTGCCTTGCACAAATGTACCATTTTCTCAAGGCCTGTAA
- the LOC107879805 gene encoding F-box protein At2g40910-like, with the protein MGTSIDDGGPFPEDLRMDVLQSLSVKSLLRFKCISKNWYNLINCPVFVRKHFNYHGNKKRPKILFHDYQIPLTIPVDDYYIASYDSIPLTIISEDDSGGGGTPLIENPHHLRGFGVDMFFDGPVDGVFSFSGTRSTTEYDPCLGLWNPATRVVTTLPPVHFKLQPFLEKTDDYFGFGFNPPFTSNYKVVWVHQFSYYDNMFHRSYGAVYSSSINS; encoded by the coding sequence ATGGGCACTAGCATTGATGATGGTGGGCCATTCCCTGAAGATTTGAGGATGGACGTTCTACAAAGTTTGTCTGTTAAGTCGTTGTTGCGGTTCAAATGCATAAGCAAGAACTGGTACAATCTTATCAACTGCCCTGTCTTTGTACGTAAACACTTCAATTATCATGGAAACAAGAAACGCCCTAAAATACTCTTTCATGACTACCAAATTCCATTGACAATACCCGTTGATGACTACTACATTGCATCGTATGATTCGATTCCTTTGACCATAATTTCGGAGGATGATTCAGGAGGAGGCGGAACCCCTTTAATTGAAAATCCTCATCATCTCCGGGGGTTTGGTGTTGATATGTTCTTCGACGGTCCAGTGGATGGTGTGTTTTCGTTTAGTGGAACAAGGTCAACAACTGAATATGACCCTTGTTTGGGACTGTGGAATCCTGCAACCAGGGTGGTAACCACTCTCCCTCCAGTCCACTTCAAGCTTCAACCATTTCTCGAAAAGACGGATGACTATTTTGGGTTTGGATTCAATCCCCCCTTTACAAGTAACTACAAGGTGGTTTGGGTCCACCAGTTCTCTTATTATGACAATATGTTCCATCGATCATATGGAGCCGTCTATTCCTCTTCTATCAACTCTTGA
- the LOC107879807 gene encoding probable pectinesterase/pectinesterase inhibitor 25 isoform X2, with protein sequence MLIGEGVDLTVIAGNRSVIDGWTTYNSATFAVSGERFVAVNITFKNVAGPWKHQAVALRNNADLSTFYKCRFEGYQDTLYAHSLRQFYRECDIYGTVDFIFGNAAAIFQNCHLFARKPMPDQKNIFTAQGRSDPNQNTGISIQNCTIQAAPDLAQESDLTLSFLGRPWHNYSRTVIMQSYIGDVIAPVGWLEWNGTYGLDTLYYGEFENYGPGANTTMRVQWPGYSLMNASQAMNFTVYNFTMGDTWLPCTNVPFSQGL encoded by the exons ATGTTGATTGGAGAAGGCGTTGATCTCACTGTGATTGCTGGAAATCGTAGTGTCATAGATGGCTGGACAACCTACAATTCAGCAACCTTTG CCGTCTCAGGGGAGCGGTTTGTAGCCGTAAACATTACATTCAAGAACGTAGCTGGTCCTTGGAAGCACCAAGCTGTAGCTCTAAGGAACAATGCAGACCTTTCCACGTTCTACAAATGTCGTTTTGAGGGCTATCAAGACACATTATACGCGCACTCTTTAAGACAATTCTACAGAGAATGTGATATCTACGGTACAGTTGACTTCATATTTGGCAATGCAGCTGCAATTTTCCAAAACTGCCATCTCTTTGCTAGGAAGCCAATGCCAGACCAGAAGAATATCTTCACAGCACAAGGCCGAAGCGATCCCAATCAGAACACTGGCATTTCTATCCAGAACTGCACAATTCAAGCTGCCCCTGATTTGGCACAGGAATCGGATCTCACGTTGAGTTTTCTTGGCCGGCCCTGGCACAATTACTCGAGGACTGTAATCATGCAGTCTTATATAGGAGACGTTATCGCCCCTGTTGGATGGTTAGAGTGGAACGGAACGTATGGACTCGACACCCTTTACTATGGGGAGTTTGAGAATTATGGACCAGGGGCTAATACTACAATGAGAGTACAATGGCCTGGTTATAGTTTAATGAATGCTTCACAAGCAATGAACTTTACTGTCTATAATTTCACTATGGGAGATACTTGGTTGCCTTGCACAAATGTACCATTTTCTCAAGGCCTGTAA